In a single window of the Aminomonas paucivorans DSM 12260 genome:
- a CDS encoding Na(+)/H(+) antiporter subunit B, producing the protein MSADLLHIAVLTLLVVSGFYAIWSRDMLSSVIALGGLSLVLSVEFYILQAPDVAIAEAAIGAGLSTAIYVIALKGCGRLGRLKKEDDPR; encoded by the coding sequence ATGAGCGCGGATCTTCTCCACATTGCGGTGTTGACGCTCCTGGTGGTCTCGGGGTTTTACGCCATTTGGTCCCGGGACATGCTGTCCTCGGTCATAGCTCTTGGAGGCTTGAGCCTCGTGCTTTCCGTGGAGTTCTACATTCTCCAGGCCCCCGACGTGGCCATCGCGGAAGCTGCCATCGGAGCTGGCCTGTCCACGGCGATTTACGTGATCGCCCTAAAAGGCTGTGGTCGGCTGGGACGCCTGAAGAAGGAAGATGATCCCCGATGA
- a CDS encoding MnhB domain-containing protein has protein sequence MKPMSVIVRTVSNMFTWFLMVFGAYVIVHGHLTPGGGFQGGAVVATGIAFLLVAQGGDRLLPWVRPLYLTFLESLGLLVFLALGFLGVRRAFFYNALANTGSFWFGQPTPLGANSGVLGTSGTIALMNLAVGLEVMAGLSMILLVMFKGIRLYETQGKGEAGHDR, from the coding sequence ATGAAGCCCATGAGCGTGATCGTTCGGACGGTAAGCAACATGTTTACGTGGTTCTTGATGGTTTTTGGGGCCTACGTGATTGTCCATGGACATCTGACTCCCGGTGGCGGTTTCCAGGGGGGTGCCGTGGTGGCCACGGGGATTGCTTTTCTCCTTGTGGCTCAGGGGGGAGATCGTCTGCTCCCCTGGGTTCGGCCCCTCTACCTGACCTTCCTGGAGAGCCTGGGTCTCCTAGTCTTTCTGGCCTTGGGGTTCCTTGGGGTTCGAAGGGCCTTCTTCTATAACGCTTTGGCCAATACGGGTTCCTTCTGGTTTGGGCAACCAACCCCACTTGGGGCGAATTCCGGGGTGTTGGGTACATCGGGCACCATCGCTCTGATGAACCTGGCGGTGGGTTTGGAGGTCATGGCAGGTCTTTCCATGATCCTCCTGGTGATGTTCAAGGGAATTCGGTTGTACGAGACCCAGGGGAAAGGGGAGGCGGGACATGATCGGTAA
- a CDS encoding monovalent cation/H+ antiporter complex subunit F produces MMENLFLGVAAALGVAAVFIMGRLVAGPTASDRLVAYDTMNTLVIAIMILLSVVYDSVVMVDISIVYAALSFVGTLFIARFIEGGM; encoded by the coding sequence ATGATGGAGAATCTCTTTCTTGGGGTTGCAGCCGCCTTGGGAGTGGCCGCAGTCTTCATCATGGGGAGACTCGTGGCGGGCCCCACGGCTTCGGATCGTCTCGTGGCCTACGACACCATGAACACTCTGGTCATCGCTATCATGATCCTTCTTTCCGTGGTCTACGATTCTGTGGTCATGGTGGACATCTCCATCGTCTATGCGGCTCTCTCCTTTGTGGGAACCCTGTTCATTGCCCGCTTCATCGAAGGGGGGATGTAG
- the mnhG gene encoding monovalent cation/H(+) antiporter subunit G translates to MVQILVALFLLVGVGFNLLGTFALYRFPDVYTRLHGATKCTTFGSLFTSAAVVAYGLHRFFEGGEGRYLVLIVHALVAVVALLVTNATGAHAMARAAHRSGVAPIHAVVDRLAEDRRKGKVV, encoded by the coding sequence GTGGTCCAAATCCTGGTCGCCCTGTTCCTTCTGGTGGGGGTGGGGTTCAACCTGCTGGGGACCTTTGCCCTCTATCGCTTTCCGGATGTGTATACCCGCCTCCACGGAGCCACGAAGTGTACCACCTTCGGCAGCCTTTTTACCTCGGCGGCGGTGGTGGCTTACGGTCTCCATCGTTTTTTTGAGGGAGGGGAAGGGCGGTATCTCGTGTTGATCGTTCATGCCCTTGTGGCGGTGGTGGCTCTTCTGGTGACCAACGCAACGGGAGCCCACGCCATGGCACGGGCTGCCCATCGAAGCGGTGTGGCGCCGATCCATGCGGTGGTGGATCGGCTGGCGGAGGATCGCAGGAAGGGGAAGGTGGTCTGA
- a CDS encoding Na+/H+ antiporter subunit E gives MVVVFVISVAAYLLLAWSGGGLDPGEIGIACFVGFWISLVAKRRMKDKHFTLSGINPLRWGYFLCYLVGPFFVGLVKANLDVAKRVITGHIRPGIVKVTPALRSDAGLTLLANSITLTPGTLTVDVDEEDRSLYIHCLYLAEETPSPEDLYGSFETWARRIAE, from the coding sequence ATGGTTGTGGTTTTCGTGATTTCTGTGGCGGCGTACCTGCTCCTGGCCTGGTCCGGGGGCGGACTGGATCCGGGAGAAATCGGCATCGCCTGTTTTGTGGGGTTCTGGATTTCCCTGGTGGCCAAGAGGCGAATGAAGGACAAGCACTTCACCCTTTCGGGAATCAATCCCCTCCGTTGGGGCTATTTTCTCTGCTATCTCGTCGGACCGTTTTTTGTGGGGCTCGTCAAGGCCAATCTGGATGTGGCGAAGAGGGTCATCACGGGGCACATCCGTCCGGGAATCGTGAAGGTGACTCCGGCCCTTCGTTCCGATGCGGGATTGACGCTCTTGGCCAACTCCATCACCTTGACCCCCGGTACTTTGACGGTGGATGTGGACGAAGAGGATCGGAGCCTCTACATCCATTGTCTCTACTTGGCGGAAGAGACCCCCTCCCCGGAGGATCTGTACGGGAGCTTTGAGACCTGGGCGCGGAGGATTGCGGAATGA
- a CDS encoding proton-conducting transporter transmembrane domain-containing protein codes for MNWIDHLPALVLAVPLACAFLAPLASLGGRRVREALFVVGSLLTLVLTVLVWTQVRAQGTLVYVMGADSWNLALPSGLAFPVRILLEIDAFSALLGVFGAVASFAGACFSLRFLDRFSGLDKYTSLFFLLTVGLLGMEYTGDLFNFFVFLEIASVASFGLVAFYRDRPEAIEAAFKYMLVSTVGALFVLLAIGFLYGRYNLVTVAAVAQVLQLGVPEKIALVFLVGTLAMKCGAVPMHCWVPDAYAEAPAAVTCLLVATSQASLYGLARVCFSLYGQLLCPTIIPWTVVILGCLSMFVGVTMAVVQKDVFRLMAYHSVSQVGYLLLGLGVGLLCLDDPEAMAEYGFGALQGGVYHLLNYTIYKGLLFLTAGALAYSAGSRNLNELGGLARNLPWTTGFFLVAATAIAGLPPLNGFVSKLLIYESTFAVHPFLAVVAMVTSILTLASFLKVFQTAFLGPALACFEKVREVPLSMRVGMGVLVLCVLVLSLFPSWTMDSLVGPASQALVERSSYIQSVLAAGGGQP; via the coding sequence ATGAACTGGATCGACCATCTGCCCGCGCTTGTTCTGGCCGTTCCCCTGGCCTGTGCCTTCCTAGCCCCTCTGGCGAGCCTCGGCGGGCGGAGGGTCCGGGAGGCCCTCTTTGTGGTGGGGTCTCTGCTGACCCTGGTCCTGACGGTCCTGGTCTGGACCCAGGTGCGCGCCCAGGGCACCCTGGTCTATGTGATGGGAGCGGATTCCTGGAACCTGGCCCTGCCCTCCGGGCTTGCCTTTCCGGTTCGAATTCTCCTGGAGATCGACGCCTTTTCCGCCCTTCTGGGGGTGTTCGGCGCCGTGGCCAGCTTCGCGGGGGCCTGCTTTTCTCTGCGCTTTCTGGACCGGTTCTCCGGGTTGGACAAGTATACGTCCCTGTTCTTTCTCCTCACCGTGGGTTTGTTGGGCATGGAGTACACGGGGGATCTCTTCAACTTCTTCGTCTTCCTGGAGATCGCTTCCGTCGCTTCCTTCGGGCTCGTGGCGTTTTACCGGGATCGACCGGAAGCCATCGAGGCTGCCTTCAAGTACATGCTGGTGTCCACGGTGGGGGCGCTGTTCGTGCTTCTCGCCATCGGGTTCCTTTACGGACGGTACAACCTGGTCACCGTGGCCGCGGTAGCCCAGGTGCTCCAGCTCGGGGTTCCCGAGAAGATCGCCCTGGTCTTCCTGGTAGGGACGCTGGCCATGAAATGCGGCGCCGTCCCCATGCATTGCTGGGTCCCCGATGCCTATGCGGAGGCCCCTGCTGCGGTGACCTGCCTCCTGGTGGCCACGAGCCAGGCATCTCTTTACGGGTTGGCCCGGGTGTGCTTCTCCCTTTACGGTCAGCTCCTCTGCCCCACCATCATCCCCTGGACGGTGGTGATCCTGGGGTGCCTTTCCATGTTCGTGGGGGTCACCATGGCGGTGGTGCAGAAGGACGTGTTCCGGCTCATGGCGTACCACTCCGTCTCGCAGGTGGGCTATCTCCTTCTGGGGTTGGGGGTGGGCCTTCTTTGCCTCGACGACCCCGAGGCCATGGCGGAATATGGGTTCGGGGCTCTGCAGGGGGGGGTCTACCATCTCCTGAACTACACCATCTACAAAGGGCTGCTTTTCCTGACCGCCGGGGCACTGGCCTACTCCGCTGGCTCCCGAAACCTCAACGAGTTGGGGGGGCTGGCCCGAAACCTTCCCTGGACGACGGGTTTCTTCCTTGTGGCGGCGACGGCCATCGCAGGGTTGCCTCCCTTGAACGGGTTCGTCTCCAAGCTGTTGATCTATGAATCCACCTTTGCCGTCCATCCGTTCCTGGCGGTGGTGGCCATGGTGACGTCCATCCTGACCCTTGCCTCCTTCCTCAAGGTATTCCAGACGGCCTTTCTGGGTCCTGCTTTGGCCTGTTTCGAAAAGGTCCGCGAGGTTCCCCTGTCCATGAGAGTCGGCATGGGAGTGTTGGTTCTGTGCGTGCTTGTCCTTTCCCTGTTCCCCTCCTGGACGATGGACTCCCTGGTGGGGCCCGCCTCTCAGGCCTTGGTGGAACGTTCCTCCTACATCCAATCGGTGCTTGCCGCGGGAGGTGGACAACCATGA
- the mbhE gene encoding hydrogen gas-evolving membrane-bound hydrogenase subunit E: MRSKALYLVALLLLGGILWQGLVSVHPFGDPGEVPMDQYYLEKAQPEKAANNVVTAIVFDYRGFDTLGEGAVLFTAICSVAALFRQGGHGK, translated from the coding sequence ATGAGGAGCAAGGCCTTGTACCTCGTGGCGCTTCTTCTTCTGGGGGGGATTCTCTGGCAGGGACTGGTCAGCGTCCACCCCTTCGGCGATCCGGGAGAGGTGCCCATGGACCAGTATTACCTGGAGAAGGCTCAGCCGGAGAAAGCGGCAAACAACGTGGTGACCGCTATCGTCTTCGACTACCGGGGTTTCGATACCCTTGGGGAGGGAGCGGTCTTGTTCACGGCGATCTGCTCCGTGGCGGCCCTTTTCAGGCAGGGAGGCCACGGCAAATGA
- a CDS encoding sodium:proton antiporter has product MIGNLPFLVVGALFLIGLAAVVFERNLIKIAIGVSLVESAVNLFLIVLGYRTGGAIPVFTMAGKTQTMVLPTPQALTLTAIVIGLATTALMLSLTMLLYRHYGTLDVREIRRLRG; this is encoded by the coding sequence ATGATCGGTAATCTGCCCTTTCTCGTCGTGGGGGCCCTCTTCCTGATCGGTCTGGCTGCGGTGGTCTTCGAAAGGAACCTCATCAAGATCGCCATCGGCGTGTCCTTGGTGGAGTCCGCGGTGAACCTGTTCCTCATCGTCCTTGGGTACCGGACGGGAGGAGCGATCCCCGTGTTTACCATGGCGGGGAAGACGCAGACCATGGTCCTTCCGACACCCCAGGCCCTGACCCTCACGGCCATCGTCATCGGTTTGGCCACGACCGCGTTGATGCTTTCTCTGACCATGTTGCTCTACCGACATTACGGGACACTGGATGTCCGCGAGATCCGGAGGCTTCGAGGATGA